A single genomic interval of Portunus trituberculatus isolate SZX2019 chromosome 41, ASM1759143v1, whole genome shotgun sequence harbors:
- the LOC123516547 gene encoding calcium load-activated calcium channel-like, translating to MWADTLFIVFISICTALFGEGLTWLLVYRTEKYQKLKAEVERQCKRLEKKKEAHGDSIDRQQKRKIEREEERLKNSNRDLSLVKMKSMFAIGFAFTALLSMFNSIFDGRVVAKLPFIPISWLQGLSHRNLMGDDYTDCSFIFLYILCTMSIRQNIQKLLGFAPSRAANKHSTNLFGPQPQQLSGYK from the exons ATGTGGGCTGATACtttgtttattgtgtttatttccATCTGCACGGCGCTTTTTGGTGAAG GACTCACCTGGCTCCTTGTGTACCGCACAGAAAAGTATCAGAAGCTCAAGGCGGAGGTGGAGCGACAATGCAAGCGAT tggagaagaagaaggaagcacATGGGGACAGTATAGATAGGCAGCAGAAACGGAAAATAGAGCGAGAGGAGGAGCGACTCAAGAACAGTAACAGAGATTTGTCACTTGTCAAAATGAAAAGCATGTTTGCCATTGGTTTTGCCTTCACTGCACTGCTTTCCATGTTCAACTCCAT CTTTGATGGCCGAGTTGTGGCTAAGCTGCCTTTCATCCCCATCTCTTGGCTGCAGGGCCTCAGCCACCGGAACTTGATGGGCGACGACTATACAGActgctccttcatcttcctgtaTATTTTGTGCACCATGAGCATTAGacag AACATTCAGAAGCTGTTAGGTTTTGCACCATCGAGGGCAGCCAATAAGCACAGCACCAACCTGTTTGGACCTCAGCCCCAGCAGCTCAGTGGCTACAAATAA